Below is a window of Vallicoccus soli DNA.
GGACGCCGGTGAGCGCGTCGACGTGCGCCTGGCGGCGCAGCTCGGCGAGGAGCACGTCGATCCGGGCCCGCAGCCAGGTCATGACGTGCGTCAGCGCGAGGACGGTGACGCCGACCGGCACCGCCTGCCCCGCGACGTCCCCGGGCGCGTGGCCGTGCAGGGCGAGCGCGACCCCGTAGAGCGCGAGCAGCCAGCCGACCTGCAGCCACGCCTCGCGGCGCGAGCGCAGCAGCGCCACGTGCAGCACGATCGCCACGAAGAGGACCGGCGCCAGGAGCACGGTCTCGATGCCGGTCGCCGTGTTCACGACGCCGACCGCGCCCGCGACCGTGGCCACCGACAGCATCCAGGGCCGGGCCAGGCCGGGCAGGGCCAGGTACGCCGCGCCGACCAGCACGCTCGTGGCCGCGCCCACCGCCGTGGGGAGCGGCGCGACGGAGGCCGGCGCGAGCGCGAGCGCGAACCCGGCGCCGGCCACCGTGGCCGTGCCGCAGAGCCGGGCGTCCGCCCGGCGCACCGCCGGGCTGCCCAGCGGCGGCACGTCCCACCTCTCGTCCATGCCCTGTGCATCGGCAGGGCGGTGCGTGCTCCCAGCCGCCGTACGGGTCAGGTCCTGCGGCCCGGACCGGCGGGCCTCACGACCCCGTGACCCGCTCCCAGCGCACGAGCGTGAACGCCTGGCGGCCGCTGCCGCCGGGCGCGGCGTTGTGCCCGTCCTGGCAGACGAGCAGGCCGCGGGGGAAGCGCGGGCCGAGGTACCCCTCGTGCGCGGCGACCCCGTCGGTCGCGTCGCAGTCGTCGGCCCCCGGGCCGCCCACGACCCGGAAGGTGCGCACGTGCGCGCCGGTGCGGCGGTCGTACGCGTGGAAGAGCGAGGCGTCGCGCACGCCGGTCGCCTGGGCCGAGACGACGACGAGGTCGCCCGCGACGGTGACGCCCTCGGCGTCGGCGGCGATCCGCCCGCGCGGGGCGACCCGGTCGACGGCCGTGCGGCGCGCGCCGGAGGCGGGGTCGGCGCCGTACCGCCAGAGGGCGACGTCCTCCTCGCTCACGTAGAGCGCCCCGGTCCCGTCGTCGGCCGCGCAGCCCTCGGCCTCGGACCCCACGTCGACCCGCCGGACGAGCTCGCCGTCGACGCGGCCGTCGCGGTCGTCGTCGGTGAGGCGGTACTGGCGCAGCACGCCGCTGCGGGCGATGGCCACGACGTGCAGCGCGTCGGGGCCCTGCCAGAGGCACAGCCCCTCGCCCCCGACCGTCGGGACGACCCCGGAGCCCTCGGTCGCGGGCTGCAGCAGGCGGGTGCGCGGGTCGACGCGGTAGACCCGCACCCCGCCGCCGTTCCACGCCGCCACGACGTCGCCGCGCACGTCGACGTTGCCCCAGAAGGCGGTGGAGCTGGTGATGCGCTGCAGGCGGCGCCCCGAGAGGTCGTACGTCTCGAGGGCCCCCTTCTTGTCGTTGCCGAGCACCAGGCTGCGCGCCGGGTCCGTCGGGTGGACCCAGACCGCCGGGTCGTCGGCCGCGTCGCCGGTGCCGCGCACGGGCTCGGTCTCGCCGGACGCGGGCACCTCGATGACGCCGGCACCGCGGGACGGCGCCGCCGGCGCGGCGGCCGCCGTGGTCGGGACGAGCAGGGCGAGGGCGGCGGTCGCCGCGAGCGCGGTTCGGAGCACGGGGCCGACCCTGGGCGCCGCACGCGGCCGCGGCGCACCGCGCGGGTGAACGACGGGTGACCGCTGCCGGACCGTCCGTGGCAGGCTCGGCACGTGCTCCTGCCCCGCGCCCGCCGCTGGTCCCGCCTGGCCGCGCTGCCCGCGGCCTCCCTCGCGTCGGCCGCGGAGGGGCTGGTCCGCACCCGCCTGCTGCGCCAGGACCACGACGCGGTGCGGCGCCTGCTGCGCCGGCGCGGAGCGGAGCGGACGCGGCGCGTCCTCGGCGGCATGAAGGGCGGCGCGCTCAAGGCCGGGCAGCTGCTGGCGACGGTCGACGCGCTCTTCCCGCCGGACCCCGAGGGCACCTGGTCCGCGGCGCTGCGGCAGCTGCCGGAGGAGGCGCGCGGGGTGCCGTTCCCGGACGTCGCCCCGGCCCTGCGCGGGCTGGGCGCGGACTGGGGCAACCGCTTGCCCGACCTGGACCCGGTGCCCGTCGCCGCGGCGTCCATCGGGCAGGTCCACCGGGCGACGTGGCGCGAGCCGGGGTCTCCGTACGACGGGGTGCCGGTGGCGGTGAAGCTGCAGTACCCCGGCGTCGCCGACGCGATCGCCGCCGACCTCGCGGCGGTGTCGCTGGCCACCCGGGCGGCGAGCCTCGTGGCGCGGGGCGCCGCGGCCGCGCCGCTGGTGGCCGAGCTGCGGACCCGGCTGCGCGAGGAGCTGGACTACGCGCGGGAGGCCCGCGTGCAGCGCGCCTTCGCGGCGGCGTACCGCGACGACCCCGAGGTCGCGCTCCCGGACGTCGTCGCGGTCGGGCCGGGCGTGCTCGTGACGACGTGGCTGGAGGGGGTGCCGCTGGTGGGGCTGGCGGACGCGCCGCGGGACGTGCGCGACGCGGTGGGGGAGCGCTACCAGCGGTTCCTGCTCTCCGGCCCGGCGCGCGCGGGCTGGCTGCACACCGACCCGCACCCGGGCAACTTCCGGCGCTGCCCCGACGGGCGGCTCGGTGTGCTCGACCTCGGCTCGGCGCTGGAGCTGCCGCACGGCCTGCCCGAGAGCTTCGGCCGGCTCATCGGCACGCTGGCCCGGGGCGGTGAGCCGGCCGACGTGGAGGCGGCGCTGCGCGGCCACGGCCTGCTGCGCCCCGGCGCCCGCCTGCCCGCGGACGACCTGCGCCGCCTCGCCGACGTCCTCTCCCCCTTCACCGAGCCCGCCCGCAGCGAGCGCTTCACCTTCGGCCCGGAGTGGCTGCGCGGGCAGTTCGCCCGCGGCGACGACGCCCGCGACCCCGACCCCCGCCTGGCGATGCAGCTCGCCCTGCCCGCCGAGCACCTGTTCACCCACCGGGTCTGGCTCGGTGTCGTGGGGGTCCTGTGCATGCTCCGCGCCACCGTGCCCGAGCGGGCCGAGCTCGAGCGGTGGCTGCCGGGGTTCTCCGCCGCCGCCTGAGGAGGGCCCGGGTCGACCACGTGCGGCACCCGTACGGGTGCCGGACGAGGCCGACGAGCCTGGGCCGGCACCCGTGCGCCTGGGCCGGCGCGGCCACGGGACGCGGTCGCGCCGGCCACAGCGTCAGCCGCCGTACGGCGGGAGCACGTCGAGCACCCACGTCACGCCGAAGCGGTCGGTGACCATGCCGTAGAGGAGGGCGTAGCCGGCGGGGCCGAGCGCGGTCCGCACGGTCCCGCCGTCGGCGAGCCCCTCCCAGTACCGGGTGACCTCCTCGGGGTCGGTGCCGCGCACCGAGACGTACACCGCGTCGGTGCCCGGGTCGTACGCGCGCCCCGGCGGCACGTCGAAGGCCATGACCGCGAAGCCGCTCGCCGCCTGGACGCCGCCCCACTTGACCTGGTCGGGCACGGCGCCGTCGGCGGCGTCCCGCTCGTCGCCGCCCTGGGCGAAGGTGAACGCCATGACGTCCCCGCCGAAGACGGCGGCGTAGTGGTCCAGCGCCGCGCGCGCCTGCCCGCGGAAGTTGAGGTGGGTGGTGGTCGTGACGCTCACGGACTGCTCCTCGTGGTCCTGCCACCCGAGCGGTGGCGACGAGGAGACCTTCGCAGGGGTAGGGGACAGGAAGTGTCCTCGACTCCGGGCATCCTCGGACACGTGCACGAGGAGATGGGGACGTCGTCCCGGCTGCTGGCCCTGCTGTCGCTGCTGCAGGCCCGGCGCGACTGGCCGGGCGCAGCGCTGGCGGACCGGCTCGGGGTCAGCCGGCGCACCGTGCGCCGCGACGTCGACCGGCTCCGCGGGCTCGGGTACCCGGTCCGCGCGACCATGGGGCCCGACGGCGGCTACCGCCTCGACGCCGGGGCCGAGCTGCCCCCGCTGCTCTTCGACGACGACCAGGCGGTCGCCCTCGCCGTCGCGCTGCAGCTGGCGGCCGCGAGCGGGGCGGACGTCGGCGAGGCCGCGGCCAGGGCCCTGGCCACGGTCCGCCAGGTCATGCCCGCGCGGCTGCGGCACCGGGTGGACGCGGTCCGGGTGACGACCCTGCCCGGCCGCACGGGCGCCGCCGTCGACCCCGAGGTCCTCGTCGCGCTGAGCACGGCGGTCCGCGACCGGCAGGTCCTGCGCCTCGAGCACCGGCCCGCCGGCCTCCCCGGCGGGCCGGCCCCCGACGTCGCCCCGCGCCGGGTCGAGCCGCACCACCTCGTGAGCCGCGCCGGGCGCTGGTACCTCGTGGCGTTCGACCTCGACCGCGACGACTGGCGGACCTTCCGCTGCGACCGGGTCGTGCCGCGCACCCCGCTCGGCCCGCGCTTCGCCCCGCGCCCGCTGCCGGGCGGCGACGTCGCCGCGTTCGTCGGCGCCGCAGCGAAGGGGGCCGCCCCGGGCGAGGACGCCTGGCCGTGCACCGGCACCGTCGACCTCGCCCTGCCGGCCGAGCGCGTCGCGCCGTTCGCCCACGACGGCGTCGTCGAGGCCCTCGGCCCCGACCGCTGCCGGTTGACCCTGGGCTCCTGGTCCTGGGTCGGCCTCGCCGCCGCCGTCGCGCGCTTCGACGCCGACGTGCTCGCCGTCGGCCCGCCGGCCCTGGCCGACGCCTTCCGGGCGCTGTCCGCGCGCTGCGCCGCCGCGGCCGCCGCCCCGGCCGCCGTCAGCGGGCCAGCACCAGCACCGCGGCGACGACCCCGCTGAGGGTGCGGACGTGGTTCCAGCGGCCCCACGCGGCGACGTACGCGTCCCACGCCACCCGGCCGTCGGCCAGCCGGTCGTTGAGCGGCACGTTCGCGACGACGGTCACCCCGACGACGCCCACGAGGTAGGCCGCGCAGCCCGCGACGACGAGCGGCTCCCCGCGGCGCCAGGCGAGGACGCCGAGGACCGCGCACCCGGCGGCCGTGCCG
It encodes the following:
- a CDS encoding GGDEF domain-containing protein, which produces MDERWDVPPLGSPAVRRADARLCGTATVAGAGFALALAPASVAPLPTAVGAATSVLVGAAYLALPGLARPWMLSVATVAGAVGVVNTATGIETVLLAPVLFVAIVLHVALLRSRREAWLQVGWLLALYGVALALHGHAPGDVAGQAVPVGVTVLALTHVMTWLRARIDVLLAELRRQAHVDALTGVLNRQGLAAAGEEWRRLHGAAGADAALLLLDVDRFKAVNDVLGHQAGDAVLARLGRVLRDEVRDGTVARLGGEEFLVVLPGGDLAAGRALGERLRRAAQAAGGADLPSFTVSVGVAAGRVVESVDDLYRAADEALLRAKRAGRDRVETAAERGAAVPAPS
- a CDS encoding phytase encodes the protein MLRTALAATAALALLVPTTAAAAPAAPSRGAGVIEVPASGETEPVRGTGDAADDPAVWVHPTDPARSLVLGNDKKGALETYDLSGRRLQRITSSTAFWGNVDVRGDVVAAWNGGGVRVYRVDPRTRLLQPATEGSGVVPTVGGEGLCLWQGPDALHVVAIARSGVLRQYRLTDDDRDGRVDGELVRRVDVGSEAEGCAADDGTGALYVSEEDVALWRYGADPASGARRTAVDRVAPRGRIAADAEGVTVAGDLVVVSAQATGVRDASLFHAYDRRTGAHVRTFRVVGGPGADDCDATDGVAAHEGYLGPRFPRGLLVCQDGHNAAPGGSGRQAFTLVRWERVTGS
- a CDS encoding ABC1 kinase family protein; amino-acid sequence: MLLPRARRWSRLAALPAASLASAAEGLVRTRLLRQDHDAVRRLLRRRGAERTRRVLGGMKGGALKAGQLLATVDALFPPDPEGTWSAALRQLPEEARGVPFPDVAPALRGLGADWGNRLPDLDPVPVAAASIGQVHRATWREPGSPYDGVPVAVKLQYPGVADAIAADLAAVSLATRAASLVARGAAAAPLVAELRTRLREELDYAREARVQRAFAAAYRDDPEVALPDVVAVGPGVLVTTWLEGVPLVGLADAPRDVRDAVGERYQRFLLSGPARAGWLHTDPHPGNFRRCPDGRLGVLDLGSALELPHGLPESFGRLIGTLARGGEPADVEAALRGHGLLRPGARLPADDLRRLADVLSPFTEPARSERFTFGPEWLRGQFARGDDARDPDPRLAMQLALPAEHLFTHRVWLGVVGVLCMLRATVPERAELERWLPGFSAAA
- a CDS encoding VOC family protein, encoding MSVTTTTHLNFRGQARAALDHYAAVFGGDVMAFTFAQGGDERDAADGAVPDQVKWGGVQAASGFAVMAFDVPPGRAYDPGTDAVYVSVRGTDPEEVTRYWEGLADGGTVRTALGPAGYALLYGMVTDRFGVTWVLDVLPPYGG
- a CDS encoding helix-turn-helix transcriptional regulator → MGTSSRLLALLSLLQARRDWPGAALADRLGVSRRTVRRDVDRLRGLGYPVRATMGPDGGYRLDAGAELPPLLFDDDQAVALAVALQLAAASGADVGEAAARALATVRQVMPARLRHRVDAVRVTTLPGRTGAAVDPEVLVALSTAVRDRQVLRLEHRPAGLPGGPAPDVAPRRVEPHHLVSRAGRWYLVAFDLDRDDWRTFRCDRVVPRTPLGPRFAPRPLPGGDVAAFVGAAAKGAAPGEDAWPCTGTVDLALPAERVAPFAHDGVVEALGPDRCRLTLGSWSWVGLAAAVARFDADVLAVGPPALADAFRALSARCAAAAAAPAAVSGPAPAPRRRPR
- a CDS encoding DUF1772 domain-containing protein, with translation MAALALATGTGCALVGGVLFAFSGFVLPALARLPGGRGAEAMRSVNLLAVRPPLMLALLGTAAGCAVLGVLAWRRGEPLVVAGCAAYLVGVVGVTVVANVPLNDRLADGRVAWDAYVAAWGRWNHVRTLSGVVAAVLVLAR